One genomic segment of Vibrio penaeicida includes these proteins:
- a CDS encoding YHS domain-containing (seleno)protein, with protein MLPFSVMAADIDVSADANDLAIKGYDPVAYFTASEPTVGNPEFSATYKNAIYHFASAENRDTFRADPAAYAPQYGGYCAFGVAMGKKFDTDPLAWKVDEGKLYLNLDKSVQQRWLEDVTGFVKTANGNWPEIKSVSADKL; from the coding sequence ATGCTTCCTTTCTCTGTGATGGCTGCCGACATCGACGTAAGCGCTGATGCCAACGACCTGGCAATTAAGGGTTACGACCCAGTAGCGTACTTTACGGCCAGTGAACCAACTGTCGGTAATCCAGAATTTTCAGCGACTTACAAAAATGCGATTTACCATTTCGCTTCAGCTGAAAACCGCGATACGTTCCGTGCAGATCCAGCGGCATACGCACCACAATACGGTGGTTACTGTGCATTTGGTGTTGCCATGGGTAAGAAGTTTGATACCGACCCACTCGCGTGGAAGGTAGATGAAGGCAAGCTTTACCTAAACCTTGATAAATCAGTGCAGCAACGCTGGTTAGAAGATGTGACCGGGTTTGTTAAAACCGCGAACGGAAACTGGCCTGAAATCAAAAGCGTAAGCGCTGATAAATTATAA
- a CDS encoding MFS transporter, with the protein MTLKEILDIRNVRYFLVFRISYFARFYYPVFTLLYLDYGLTLSQFAILNVIWAATIVISEVPSGAFADTLGRKKLVVLSSVVMFVEIAMIALVPTGNPTLVFVVFMINRVLSGLAMSLASGADEALAYDTLKAQGKEEVWPQVLQIQLRISSGVGIFVTLLGAAMYDVNFMATVYQFLGIAAPENTQDIMRIPVFATLFVAIIAIYAAINMEEDNNALPSHSSKWATTVASLKLTIDTGKWVIATPYVLFILLYYSLFEHISRMFLTMNSQYYRAIDIPIIYFGFIGAGISLLQILLAGQSRRLAESIAPRTFLLVMGIATAITYYLISLGWSIYGVIPVLVLIFINMTINIFISYHLNKKTESHNRATVLSFKGLMFNLGYGSIGILYAYYYKLVSQSYTEQEIEQHLDFLASLSSFCYYFAFWFVVISGWFYFKSRRVGIF; encoded by the coding sequence ATGACACTCAAAGAAATCTTAGATATCCGTAACGTACGCTACTTCTTAGTGTTTCGAATCAGCTACTTTGCACGCTTTTACTACCCAGTATTCACCCTACTCTATTTAGATTACGGCTTAACACTCTCTCAATTCGCAATACTGAACGTGATTTGGGCAGCGACCATTGTTATTTCTGAGGTCCCATCGGGTGCGTTTGCCGATACCTTAGGACGCAAAAAACTCGTCGTCTTGTCTTCTGTGGTGATGTTCGTTGAAATTGCCATGATCGCCCTTGTGCCCACGGGCAATCCCACGTTGGTCTTTGTTGTGTTTATGATCAACCGAGTATTGAGTGGTTTAGCCATGTCTTTGGCGAGTGGTGCGGATGAAGCTCTGGCTTACGACACCTTAAAAGCGCAAGGCAAAGAAGAAGTGTGGCCACAGGTGTTACAAATCCAGCTTCGTATCTCATCTGGTGTGGGTATTTTTGTCACCTTGCTGGGCGCCGCCATGTACGATGTGAATTTTATGGCGACCGTTTACCAATTTCTTGGAATCGCCGCGCCAGAGAATACCCAAGACATCATGCGTATTCCCGTATTTGCCACTTTATTTGTCGCGATCATCGCCATTTATGCCGCGATAAACATGGAAGAAGACAACAACGCATTACCATCCCACAGCAGTAAATGGGCAACGACAGTCGCCAGCCTTAAACTGACAATCGATACCGGTAAGTGGGTCATTGCCACTCCCTACGTGCTGTTTATATTGCTCTATTACAGCTTGTTCGAGCATATCTCGCGCATGTTTTTAACCATGAACAGCCAATACTATCGCGCCATCGATATCCCGATTATCTATTTCGGGTTTATAGGTGCAGGGATAAGTTTGCTGCAAATTCTGCTGGCAGGGCAAAGCCGACGTTTAGCAGAAAGCATAGCGCCGAGAACCTTTCTATTGGTGATGGGGATCGCCACCGCCATCACTTATTATTTGATCAGTCTTGGGTGGTCGATTTACGGAGTCATCCCCGTTCTGGTGCTGATTTTCATCAACATGACGATAAACATTTTCATTAGCTACCACCTCAACAAAAAGACCGAATCGCACAACCGAGCCACGGTTCTGAGTTTTAAAGGATTGATGTTTAACCTAGGATACGGGTCGATCGGTATTCTTTACGCTTACTATTACAAACTCGTCTCGCAAAGCTACACGGAGCAAGAGATTGAACAACACCTCGATTTCTTAGCGTCACTCTCTTCATTCTGTTACTACTTCGCATTTTGGTTTGTCGTAATTAGCGGGTGGTTTTACTTTAAGAGTAGGAGGGTTGGGATTTTTTGA